The following proteins come from a genomic window of Pocillopora verrucosa isolate sample1 chromosome 6, ASM3666991v2, whole genome shotgun sequence:
- the LOC136281856 gene encoding uncharacterized protein, with the protein MSWFPQNEYISKPDKGIIATLSKEVAEEFVVVEYLRPSIVKEIGDNQFGAIPKSSTTHALINHALPAGKLLALDIPVGVSFWIIDFPTDRTQRVKLGEDCLSEWRNVPAGVPHGTKLGPWLFILMIDDTNASNTNLWKYVDDTTIAECVHKKEGSRIQSDVEELIAKSNQNKLQLNESKCKELRISFAKSAADFAPIVINRKAIEVVSNVKLLGLNISSDLRLNCHVAEISKKVATR; encoded by the exons GTGGCAGAGGAGTTTGTTGTTGTGGAATACTTGCGACCGTCAATTGTCAAGGAAATTGGAGACAACCAATTTGGGGCTATCCCAAAATCTTCTACAACACATGCATTAATCA ACCACGCGCTTCCCGCTGGGAAACTGCTCGCCTTGGACATACCGGTTGGCGTATCGTTTTGGATCATCGACTTCCCTACTGATCGTACGCAGAGAGTCAAGTTGGGAGAAGATTGCCTGTCCGAATGGAGGAATGTACCGGCAGGGGTGCCTCACGGAACCAAGCTCGGGCCGTGGCTGTTTATTCTTATGATCGACGACACCAACGCCAGCAATACGAATCTGTGGAAATACGTGGATGACACAACTATTGCAGAATGTGTTCACAAGAAAGAAGGCAGTCGTATTCAATCTGATGTGGAGGAACTGATTGCTAAGTCTAATCAAAATAAGCTCCAGCTAAATGAATCGAAATGTAAGGAACTGCGGATTTCGTTCGCTAAATCAGCCGCGGACTTTGCTCCAATTGTTATCAACAGGAAAGCAATAGAGGTAGTGTCTAATGTTAAGTTGTTGGGGCTAAACATTTCCTCCGACCTTCGGTTGAACTGTCATGTTgctgaaataagtaaaaaagttGCAACTCGATGA